In the genome of Vicia villosa cultivar HV-30 ecotype Madison, WI linkage group LG7, Vvil1.0, whole genome shotgun sequence, one region contains:
- the LOC131621018 gene encoding phosphoinositide phospholipase C 6-like isoform X1, whose protein sequence is MGNSIGTYNKYKSFLFFIKKYKLTELVPPQDLQEVFSKFAGGGSFLSTEQLHRFLVENQGEESFTLLDSEKIIDRILELRRMHMETVHVDQNREREITLDDIFRFLLLDDFNGPSKNEVHHDMNAPLSHYFIYTGHNSYLTGNQLSSDCSEEPIIKALQRGVRVIELDLWPTSNKDDIKVDHGWTLTNPVSPIKCLESIKKYGFVASQYPVIITIEDHLTKELRAKFAEMATHIFGEMLYYPQAECLNLTEFPSPESLKNRVIISTKPPKERFESNRIKNNGNYHNLDGSSESSEDDSSGQESPDSANEVESKNSNGRDRDEGETSSCECDQRLFQECSPDYKSIITIYNKKLKGSLKDKLKTDGELRRLSWSETTLEKATESHATDIIRFTQKNILRVYPRATRVKSSNFKPYLGWMYGAQMVAFNMQGVGKSLWLMQGMFRANGGCGYVKKPEILMQNFHCDHEFDPTRVMPVKKILKVKIYMGHGWSLDFSPTHFDMFSPPDFYIEVGIVGMPADITKKKTKVIMDNWFPVWNEEFEFPLTVPEIALLQIQVKDKDPTGKDDFAGQTCLPVSELKFGFRSVPLYNEKGEQFNSVKLLMSFQFE, encoded by the exons ATGGGAAACAGCATAGGAACATACAACAAATACAAAAGTTTCTTGTTCTTTATCAAAAAATACAAGTTGACTGAGCTCGTTCCGCCTCAGGATCTTCAAGAGGTTTTTTCTAAGTTTGCCGGAGGGGGGTCATTCTTGTCAACCGAGCAATTACATCGGTTTCTTGTGGAGAATCAAGGCGAAGAGAGTTTCACCTTATTGGATTCGGAGAAGATTATTGATAGGATTTTGGAACTGAGAAGGATGCATATGGAAACGGTTCATGTTGATCAAAATAGAGAAAGGGAAATTACCCTTGATGATATCTTTCGATTTTTGCTCCTAGACGATTTCAACGGTCCTTCCAAAAACGAG GTACATCATGATATGAATGCTCCATTGTCACATTATTTCATATATACAGGACACAATTCCTATCTTACTGGAAATCAATTAAGCAGTGATTGCAGCGAAGAGCCGATCATAAAGGCGCTGCAACGAGGCGTGCGTGTTATAGAGCTCGATTTATGGCCAACTTCTAATAAAGATGATATTAAAGTTGATCATGGATG GACACTGACAAATCCTGTCTCACCTATCAAATGTTTGGAGTCTATAAAGAAATATGGTTTTGTTGCATCTCAATATCCAGTGATCATAACTATAGAAGATCATCTTACAAAAGAACTTCGAGCAAAATTCGCAGAA ATGGCAACTCATATATTTGGAGAAATGCTTTATTATCCTCAAGCAGAATGTTTGAACTTAACAGAATTCCCTTCACCGGAATCATTGAAAAACCGAGTTATTATATCAACCAAACCTCCAAAAGAACGGTTTGAGTCCAACCGAATCAAGAACAACGGCAACTATCATAATCTAGATGGAAGTAGTGAATCATCAGAAGACGATTCATCGGGACAGGAATCACCCGACTCCGCGAATGAAGTCGAAAGTAAGAACTCG AATGGACGTGATCGCGATGAAGGAGAAACGAGTTCGTGTGAATGTGATCAAAGATTATTTCAAGAGTGTTCACCTGATTACAAAAGCATCATAACAATTTATAATAAGAAACTCAAAGGTAGCTTGAAAGATAAATTGAAAACGGACGGTGAACTTAGACGGTTAAGTTGGAGCGAAACAACCTTAGAAAAGGCTACAGAATCTCATGCAACAGACATCATAAG GTTCACACAGAAAAATATCCTCAGGGTATATCCAAGGGCGACGCGTGTCAAATCGTCAAATTTCAAACCATATCTTGGGTGGATGTATGGAGCTCAGATGGTTGCATTCAATATGCAG GGGGTTGGAAAATCTCTCTGGTTGATGCAGGGGATGTTCAGAGCAAATGGAGGATGTGGTTATGTAAAAAAACCTGAAATTCTAATGCAGAATTTTCACTGTGACCATGAGTTCGATCCAACAAGAGTAATGCCAGTAAAGAAGATATTAAAG GTGAAAATTTACATGGGACATGGATGGAGCTTAGATTTCAGTCCTACACACTTTGATATGTTCTCTCCACCAGACTTTTACATAGAGGTTGGTATTGTTGGTATGCCAGCTGATATTACAAAGAAGAAAACTAAAGTAATCATGGACAATTGGTTTCCTGTGTGGAATGAAGAGTTTGAATTCCCTTTGACTGTTCCAGAGATTGCTTTACTTCAGATACAAGTAAAAGACAAAGATCCAACGGGGAAAGATGATTTTGCTGGTCAAACATGTTTGCCAGTGTCAGAGCTGAAATTTGGATTTAGATCAGTCCCTTTGTATAATGAAAAGGGAGAACAATTTAATTCTGTAAAGTTGTTAATGAGCTTTCAATTTGAATGA
- the LOC131621018 gene encoding phosphoinositide phospholipase C 6-like isoform X2, whose amino-acid sequence MATHIFGEMLYYPQAECLNLTEFPSPESLKNRVIISTKPPKERFESNRIKNNGNYHNLDGSSESSEDDSSGQESPDSANEVESKNSNGRDRDEGETSSCECDQRLFQECSPDYKSIITIYNKKLKGSLKDKLKTDGELRRLSWSETTLEKATESHATDIIRFTQKNILRVYPRATRVKSSNFKPYLGWMYGAQMVAFNMQGVGKSLWLMQGMFRANGGCGYVKKPEILMQNFHCDHEFDPTRVMPVKKILKVKIYMGHGWSLDFSPTHFDMFSPPDFYIEVGIVGMPADITKKKTKVIMDNWFPVWNEEFEFPLTVPEIALLQIQVKDKDPTGKDDFAGQTCLPVSELKFGFRSVPLYNEKGEQFNSVKLLMSFQFE is encoded by the exons ATGGCAACTCATATATTTGGAGAAATGCTTTATTATCCTCAAGCAGAATGTTTGAACTTAACAGAATTCCCTTCACCGGAATCATTGAAAAACCGAGTTATTATATCAACCAAACCTCCAAAAGAACGGTTTGAGTCCAACCGAATCAAGAACAACGGCAACTATCATAATCTAGATGGAAGTAGTGAATCATCAGAAGACGATTCATCGGGACAGGAATCACCCGACTCCGCGAATGAAGTCGAAAGTAAGAACTCG AATGGACGTGATCGCGATGAAGGAGAAACGAGTTCGTGTGAATGTGATCAAAGATTATTTCAAGAGTGTTCACCTGATTACAAAAGCATCATAACAATTTATAATAAGAAACTCAAAGGTAGCTTGAAAGATAAATTGAAAACGGACGGTGAACTTAGACGGTTAAGTTGGAGCGAAACAACCTTAGAAAAGGCTACAGAATCTCATGCAACAGACATCATAAG GTTCACACAGAAAAATATCCTCAGGGTATATCCAAGGGCGACGCGTGTCAAATCGTCAAATTTCAAACCATATCTTGGGTGGATGTATGGAGCTCAGATGGTTGCATTCAATATGCAG GGGGTTGGAAAATCTCTCTGGTTGATGCAGGGGATGTTCAGAGCAAATGGAGGATGTGGTTATGTAAAAAAACCTGAAATTCTAATGCAGAATTTTCACTGTGACCATGAGTTCGATCCAACAAGAGTAATGCCAGTAAAGAAGATATTAAAG GTGAAAATTTACATGGGACATGGATGGAGCTTAGATTTCAGTCCTACACACTTTGATATGTTCTCTCCACCAGACTTTTACATAGAGGTTGGTATTGTTGGTATGCCAGCTGATATTACAAAGAAGAAAACTAAAGTAATCATGGACAATTGGTTTCCTGTGTGGAATGAAGAGTTTGAATTCCCTTTGACTGTTCCAGAGATTGCTTTACTTCAGATACAAGTAAAAGACAAAGATCCAACGGGGAAAGATGATTTTGCTGGTCAAACATGTTTGCCAGTGTCAGAGCTGAAATTTGGATTTAGATCAGTCCCTTTGTATAATGAAAAGGGAGAACAATTTAATTCTGTAAAGTTGTTAATGAGCTTTCAATTTGAATGA
- the LOC131617634 gene encoding phosphoinositide phospholipase C 6-like, producing the protein MATFTYNYKMFKCFNRKYPITEQAPPSDVKEVFSQFSDEGSFISADQLRRFFVEHQGETDCTEDDSKRIVENALQSRKGSPERGGARDGVSDAGDGLTVEEFFQFLLYDEFNGPLKSEVHHDMNAPLSHYFIYTGHNSYLTGNQLSSDCSDVPIIKALQLGVRVIELDLWPNSTKDDIDVVHGRTLTTPVSLLQCLKSIQEYAFVKSSYPVIITLEDHLTPDLQAKVAEMTTQTFGDMLYFPQTEPMTEFPSPESLKERVLISTKPPKEYLDTRQFKDTSDSEREVGEEGSVSPALSSEADDKLNGSDLEDEGIYSRDRKPDQQNALQYKRLITIHAGKPKGHIRDHLIMAGNVKRLSLSEMELEKASVSYGADIVRFTQKNIIRVYPKGTRVNSSNYRPHIGWMYGAQMVALNMQGHGKSLRYMQGMFRANGGCGYVKKPDFLLAKGPHNECFDPKKTLPAKKTLKVKVYLGHGWSSDFSKTHFDTFSPPDFYTKICIVGVPADKVHKKTKVIHDDWFPVWDEEFDIPLSVPELALLSIEVREYDKHEKDDFGGQICLPVPELKSGFRAVPLNDKKGEKLKSVKLLMRFQFT; encoded by the exons ATGGCCACATTCACATACAACTACAAAATGTTCAAATGCTTCAACAGAAAATACCCTATCACAGAGCAAGCGCCACCGTCGGATGTCAAGGAAGTTTTCTCTCAATTCTCCGACGAAGGTTCGTTCATTTCGGCTGATCAGCTAAGAAGATTTTTTGTTGAACACCAAGGCGAAACGGATTGCACCGAAGATGATTCGAAGAGGATCGTCGAAAATGCGCTGCAGTCGCGGAAAGGGAGTCCCGAAAGAGGTGGCGCCCGTGATGGTGTTTCTGATGCAGGAGATGGACTCACCGTTGAAGAATTCTTTCAGTTTTTGTTGTATGATGAATTCAACGGTCCTCTCAAATCAGAG GTACATCATGATATGAATGCTCCGTTGTCACATTATTTCATATACACAGGACACAATTCCTATTTAACAGGGAATCAACTAAGCAGCGATTGCAGCGATGTGCCAATCATAAAAGCGTTGCAATTAGGTGTTCGAGTAATTGAACTAGATTTATGGCCAAATTCAACTAAAGACGACATTGACGTAGTTCATGGAAG GACACTTACCACTCCTGTCTCACTTCTCCAATGTTTGAAGTCCATACAAGAATACGCGTTTGTTAAATCTAGTTACCCTGTCATTATAACTTTAGAAGATCATCTTACTCCAGATCTTCAAGCTAAAGTTGCAGAG ATGACAACTCAAACATTTGGAGATATGCTGTATTTTCCTCAGACAGAACCTATGACAGAATTCCCCTCACCAGAATCATTAAAAGAACGAGTTCTTATATCGACGAAACCACCAAAGGAATATCTTGATACCAGACAATTTAAGGATACTAGTGACAGTGAAAGGGAGGTTGGTGAAGAAGGATCGGTGTCACCAGCCCTTAGTTCTGAAGCTGATGACAAA CTTAATGGAAGCGATCTTGAGGATGAAGGTATCTATTCTCGTGATAGAAAACCAGACCAACAGAATGCACTGCAGTACAAACGTTTGATTACAATCCATGCTGGTAAACCCAAGGGTCATATAAGGGACCATCTTATAATGGCTGGTAATGTTAAGCGCTTGAGCTTGAGTGAGATGGAACTCGAAAAAGCTTCTGTCTCTTATGGTGCTGATATTGTTAG GTTTACACAAAAGAATATTATTAGAGTGTATCCTAAGGGAACACGCGTCAACTCGTCAAATTACAGGCCACATATAGGATGGATGTATGGAGCTCAGATGGTAGCACTTAACATGCAG GGGCATGGAAAATCACTCCGGTATATGCAAGGGATGTTTAGAGCGAATGGAGGGTGTGGTTATGTGAAAAAACCTGACTTTCTTTTGGCAAAAGGTCCACACAATGAGTGTTTTGATCCAAAAAAAACTTTGCCAGCAAAGAAGACATTGAAG GTGAAAGTGTATTTGGGACATGGGTGGAGCTCAGATTTTAGCAAAACACACTTTGATACATTCTCTCCTCCAGACTTTTACACAAAG ATTTGTATAGTTGGAGTACCAGCTGATAAAGTCCATAAGAAGACCAAAGTAATTCACGACGACTGGTTTCCGGTATGGGATGAAGAGTTTGATATTCCTTTGAGTGTTCCAGAGCTTGCTTTGCTTAGTATAGAAGTTAGAGAGTATGATAAGCATGAAAAGGATGATTTTGGTGGACAAATATGTTTGCCAGTTCCTGAGCTAAAATCTGGATTCAGAGCAGTACCTTTAAATGACAAGAAGGGCGAAAAATTAAAATCTGTAAAGCTTTTAATGCGGTTTCAGTTTACATGA
- the LOC131619520 gene encoding auxin response factor 17-like, with protein MVQQQLLHRVDPKIWQQCAGDSVTVLKLNSKLYYFPRGHLEHACPNYPSTQALSLIDACRPSILCVVSSVDLFADSKTDELVAKLLLTPVIDGGVLPSQAGDIDEDDDQIVSYAKTLTQSDANNGGAFSIPVKCAKFIFPPLDYNTESPSQIVSVTDFHGKVWNFRHVYSGTPKRHLITNGWSTFSNDKKLVGGDTVVFVKNLTGNITIGLRRRNRSAAAANISEKAVIKAVELAEKNAAFEVMYYPTVGGFDFVVGTKAVEDARKISWNPGMSVKYTAKTNGDNSKGCSIFHGTISSIAPPCISPWRMLQVNWNESTVFGNLGKVSPWQVEIISNKPIVHLRSPPTKKLRVSLSDDSSSDSNNKEVTYSSIMLFGKRIIGVRNT; from the coding sequence ATGGTTCAACAGCAGCTCCTCCACCGTGTTGATCCTAAAATATGGCAACAATGTGCCGGCGACTCCGTCACTGTTCTGAAGCTGAACTCCAAACTCTATTATTTTCCTCGAGGTCATTTGGAACATGCTTGCCCTAACTACCCTTCCACTCAAGCACTCTCCCTCATTGATGCCTGCCGTCCATCCATTCTCTGCGTGGTCTCTTCTGTTGATCTCTTTGCAGATTCTAAAACTGATGAACTTGTTGCAAAGCTACTTCTCACTCCTGTAATTGACGGTGGTGTTCTACCTTCCCAGGCTGGCGAcatagatgaagatgatgatcagATTGTTTCCTATGCAAAGACTCTAACTCAATCTGATGCCAATAATGGTGGTGCATTTTCCATACCTGTCAAATGCGCTAAATTTATCTTCCCACCACTTGACTACAACACCGAATCTCCATCTCAAATTGTGTCAGTCACAGACTTTCACGGCAAGGTCTGGAATTTTCGCCATGTGTACTCCGGGACACCCAAGCGGCACTTAATCACCAATGGCTGGAGTACTTTTTCTAACGATAAGAAACTAGTCGGCGGTGATACTGTTGTTTTTGTTAAAAACTTAACCGGAAATATCACCATTGGACTTCGCCGGAGAAACAGGTCTGCGGCGGCTGCTAACATATCCGAAAAGGCAGTTATCAAGGCTGTAGAATTGGCAGAGAAGAATGCTGCGTTTGAGGTAATGTACTATCCGACGGTCGGTGGTTTTGATTTTGTGGTGGGAACTAAGGCTGTGGAGGATGCAAGGAAAATCAGTTGGAATCCTGGAATGAGTGTTAAATACACTGCAAAAACCAATGGTGATAATTCAAAAGGGTGTTCAATTTTTCATGGGACAATATCTTCTATCGCTCCTCCTTGTATTAGTCCATGGCGCATGCTTCAGGTTAATTGGAATGAATCTACGGTTTTTGGAAATCTAGGGAAAGTAAGTCCATGGCAGGTTGAAATTATTTCCAACAAACCTATTGTGCATCTACGGTCTCCTCCAACAAAAAAGCTTAGAGTTTCTCTATCGGATGATTCTAGTAGTGATAGCAACAACAAAGAGGTTACTTATTCATCAATTATGTTATTTGGTAAGAGGATAATAGGTGTTAGAAATACATGA
- the LOC131617633 gene encoding FACT complex subunit SSRP1-like, whose translation MTDGHLFNNITLVGRGGTNTGKIKIFSGGILWRRQDGSKSIEVDKTDLMSVTWTKVPKSNQLGVQNKDGSFHKFTGFRDQDVVSLTSFFQNTFGVTVKEKQLSVSGRNWGEIDLNGNMLAFMVGSKQAFEVPLADISQTNLQGKNDVILEFHVDDTTGANEKDSLMEISFHIPNSNTQFVGDENHPPAQVFRDKIVSFVDVGDGGEDAVVTFESIAILTPRGRYSVELHLSFLRLQGQANDFKIQYSSVVRLFLLPKSNQPHTFVVISLDPPIRKGQTLYPHIVMQFETDDVVQSELALSEDLYNAKYKDKLELSYKGLIHEVFTTILRGLSGAKVTKPGKFRSCQDGYAVKSSLKAEDGILYPLEKSFFFLPKPPTLITHEEIDYVEFERHAAGGSNMHYFDLLIRLKSEQEHLFRNIQRNEYHPLYSFISSKGLKIMNLGDAQATTGVAKVLESDDDDAVDPHLERIRNEAGENESDEEDEDFVAEKDDEGSPTDDSGADDSDASQSDNEIEKPPKKEPKKDLPSSSKASTSKRKSKDANEDVKKKKPKKKKDPNAPKRALSGFMFFSQMERENLKKTNPGISFTDVARVLGEKWKKMSGEEKEPYEAKARVDKRRYQDEISGYKNAQAQPMNIDSGNESDST comes from the exons ATGACGGACGGTCATCTCTTCAACAACATCACCCTCGTCGGCCGCGGCGGCACT AATACAGGgaagataaaaatattttctgGGGGAATTTTATGGAGGAGACAGGATGGTAGTAAATCTATTGAAGTTGATAAAACTGACTTAATGAGCGTGACATGGACAAAGGTTCCAAAGAGTAATCAACTTGGTGTTCAGAACAAAGATGGTTCGTTCCACAAATTCACTGGATTTCGTGATCAG GATGTTGTAAGTTTGACAAGTTTTTTCCAAAATACATTTGGAGTAACtgtaaaagagaagcaactttctGTTAGTGGGCGCAATTGGGGAGAAATTGATTTAAATG GTAATATGTTGGCATTCATGGTTGGTTCAAAGCAAGCTTTTGAGGTGCCTTTAGCAGATATCTCACAAACAAACCTTCAAGGGAAAAATGATGTGATCTTGGAGTTTCATGTGGATGACACAACTGGAGCCAATGAG AAAGATTCATTGATGGAGATAAGTTTCCATATACCGAATTCCAACACTCAGTTCGTTGGTGATGAAAATCACCCCCCTGCTCAA GTTTTCCGTGATAAAATAGTTTCTTTTGTTGACGTTGGAGATGGAGGTGAAGATGCTGTTGTTACGTTTGAGAGTATTGCAATCCTTACACCAAG AGGACGATATAGTGTGGAGTTACACCTGTCATTCTTGCGGCTTCAAGGACAAGCTAATGATTTCAAAATCCAGTATAGCAGTGTGGTTCGACTATTTTTACTTCCTAAG TCTAATCAGCCGCATACCTTCGTTGTTATTAGTCTTGATCCACCTATTCGGAAAGGACAAACTTTGTACCCTCATATTGTGATGCAG TTCGAAACTGATGATGTGGTTCAAAGTGAATTGGCATTAAGTGAAGATCTCTATAATGCTAAATACAAAGATAAGTTAGAGCTGTCTTATAAG GGGCTCATCCATGAAGTGTTCACTACAATATTACGTGGCTTGTCTGGGGCCAAAGTTACCAAGCCTGGAAAGTTTAGGAGTTGTCAAGATGGTTATGCCGTAAAATCATCTCTAAAAGCTGAAGATGGAATTTTGTATCCTCTTGAGAAGAGCTTCTTCTTTCTGCCTAAACCTCCCACTCTTATTACTCATGAAGAG ATTGACTATGTGGAATTTGAGCGACATGCTGCCGGTGGTTCAAATATGCATTATTTTGACCTTCTTATCAGACTTAAATCTGAGCAAGAGCATCTCTTCCGTAATATTCAGAGAAATGAGTACCACCCTTTGTATAGTTTTATCAG TTCAAAGGGCTTGAAAATTATGAATTTAGGAGATGCCCAAGCAACCACTGGTGTGGCTAAGGTTCTTGAGAGCGATGATGATGATGCTGTTGATCCACATCTTGAGCGCATCAGAAATGAAGCTGGTGAAAATGAAAGTGATGAGGAG GATGAAGATTTTGTTGCCGAAAAGGATGATGAAGGGTCTCCTACTGATGATTCTGGGGCAGATGATTCTGATGCTAGCCAAAGTGATAATGAGATAGAG AAGCCTCCCAAAAAGGAGCCTAAGAAGGATCTGCCTTCTAGCTCTAAAGCATCTACTTCTAAGAGGAAATCAAAAGATGCCAATGAAGATGTAAAGAAGAAAAAaccaaagaagaaaaaagatCCAAATGCACCCAAGAGAGCATTGTCTGGGTTCATGTTCTTTTCTCAAATGGAAAGAGAG AATCTAAAGAAAACCAATCCTGGGATTTCATTTACTGATGTGGCAAGAGTACTTGGAGAGAAATGGAAAAAGATGTCAG GTGAGGAGAAGGAGCCATATGAGGCAAAAGCCCGTGTTGATAAAAGACGTTATCAGGATGAAATTAGTGGCTACAAGAATGCACAAGCACAACCGATGAATATTGATTCAGGAAATGAGTCTGATAGTACCTGA
- the LOC131619521 gene encoding auxin response factor 17-like: MVQQQLLHRVDPKIWQQCAGDSVTVLKLNSKLYYFPRGHLEHACPNYPSTQALSLIDACRPFIQCVVSNVDLFADSKTDELVAKLLLTPVIDGSNVPSEAGDIEDDDDQIVSYAKTLTQSDANNGGAFSIPVKCAKFIFPPLDYNTESPSQIVSVTDFHGRVWNFRHVYSGTPKRHLITHGWSTFSNDKKLVGGDTVVFVKNLTGNITIGLRRRNRSSAAANISEKAVIKAVELAEKNAAFEVMYYPTVGGFDFVVGTKAVEDARKINWNPGMSVKYTVKTNGDNSKGCSIFHGTISSIAPPCISPWRMLEVNWNESTVFGNLGKVSPWQVEIISNKPIMHLRSPPTKKLRVSQNSNLSITMGEFNNASTSRLNQTSTPFNFLKDDSITELDNVTTENNISSSLSNDLSADSSSDCNNKEVTYSSIMLFGKRIIGVRNA; the protein is encoded by the coding sequence ATGGTTCAACAGCAGCTCCTCCACCGTGTTGATCCCAAAATATGGCAACAATGTGCCGGCGATTCCGTCACTGTTCTGAAGCTGAATTCCAAACTCTATTATTTTCCTCGAGGTCATTTGGAACATGCTTGCCCTAACTACCCTTCCACTCAAGCACTCTCCCTCATTGATGCCTGCCGTCCGTTCATCCAATGCGTGGTTTCCAATGTTGATCTCTTTGCAGATTCTAAAACTGATGAACTTGTTGCAAAGCTACTCCTAACTCCCGTAATTGACGGTAGTAATGTACCTTCGGAGGCTGGCGAcatagaagatgatgatgatcagATTGTTTCCTATGCTAAGACTTTAACTCAATCTGATGCTAATAATGGTGGTGCATTTTCCATACCTGTCAAATGCGCTAAATTTATCTTCCCACCACTTGACTACAACACTGAATCGCCGTCTCAAATTGTATCAGTCACTGACTTTCACGGCAGGGTCTGGAATTTTCGCCATGTGTACTCCGGGACACCCAAGCGGCACTTAATCACCCATGGCTGGAGTACTTTTTCTAACGATAAGAAACTAGTCGGCGGTGATACTGTTGTTTTTGTTAAAAACTTAACCGGAAATATCACCATTGGACTTCGCCGGAGAAACAGGTCTTCGGCGGCTGCTAACATATCCGAAAAGGCAGTTATCAAGGCTGTAGAATTGGCAGAGAAGAATGCTGCGTTTGAGGTAATGTACTATCCGACGGTCGGTGGTTTTGATTTTGTGGTGGGAACTAAGGCTGTGGAGGATGCAAGGAAAATCAATTGGAACCCTGGAATGAGTGTTAAATACACTGTAAAAACCAATGGTGATAATTCAAAAGGGTGTTCAATTTTTCATGGGACAATATCTTCTATCGCTCCTCCTTGTATTAGTCCATGGCGCATGCTTGAGGTTAATTGGAATGAATCTACGGTTTTTGGAAATCTAGGGAAAGTAAGTCCATGGCAGGTTGAAATTATTTCCAACAAACCTATTATGCATCTACGATCTCCTCCAACGAAAAAGCTTAGAGTTTCTCAGAATTCAAACCTCTCTATTACAATGGGAGAGTTCAACAACGCATCAACGAGTCGTTTGAATCAAACATCAACTCCTTTCAACTTTTTGAAAGATGATTCAATAACTGAATTGGATAATGTGACAACAGAGAATAACATCAGTAGTTCTCTATCGAATGACTTGTCAGCTGATTCTAGTAGTGATTGCAACAACAAAGAGGTTACTTATTCATCAATTATGTTATTTGGTAAGAGGATAATAGGTGTTAGAAATGCATGA